The Cetobacterium somerae ATCC BAA-474 genome includes a window with the following:
- a CDS encoding 1-propanol dehydrogenase PduQ, whose product MREYFIKPKIKSGEDSLDCLKTLKYSSYLIVTDKAMVDLKIVDKILEKLPKDSKVKIFKDVTPNPTVEIVERGLKEIVYFSPQCVIGLGGGSPIDACKGILYFNLKIEDELKIKREKPYFIAIPTTSGTGSEVTSYSVITKGDKKIALANEEMLPDLAILNPEFMKTLPSKIIADTGMDVLTHALEAYVSTIATPFTDSSAKEAIKIIKENLVNHFNNPQLLLPRENVQYASCMAGIAFNNSSLGINHSVAHSIGAKFHISHGRANAIIMPYIIEVNTKAWKKYSELAKLLDFNPTDDENGKNLFNGFVKKLKENLGIEKSLKDLGINFEEFKIKIPEILEDIKGDICTEYNPNRLTDEDYIKLLLKIYFGE is encoded by the coding sequence ATGAGAGAATATTTCATAAAACCAAAAATAAAATCAGGTGAAGATTCTTTAGACTGTTTAAAAACATTAAAATATTCAAGTTACCTTATAGTAACAGATAAAGCTATGGTAGATTTAAAAATAGTGGATAAAATTTTAGAAAAATTACCTAAAGACTCAAAAGTAAAAATATTTAAAGATGTAACTCCTAATCCAACAGTAGAAATAGTTGAAAGAGGATTAAAAGAGATTGTTTATTTTTCTCCTCAGTGTGTAATTGGTTTAGGTGGTGGTTCGCCAATAGATGCTTGTAAAGGTATTTTATATTTTAATTTGAAAATAGAAGACGAACTGAAAATAAAAAGAGAGAAGCCATACTTTATTGCAATACCAACAACAAGTGGAACAGGATCGGAAGTGACATCATATAGTGTTATAACTAAAGGGGATAAAAAAATTGCACTGGCTAATGAGGAGATGTTACCAGATTTAGCAATATTAAATCCAGAGTTTATGAAAACACTTCCATCTAAAATAATTGCAGATACAGGTATGGACGTTTTAACTCATGCACTAGAGGCTTATGTTTCTACAATAGCAACACCATTTACAGACTCATCAGCTAAAGAAGCCATAAAAATTATTAAAGAGAATTTAGTAAATCACTTTAACAATCCACAGTTACTGCTTCCAAGAGAAAATGTGCAGTATGCTTCTTGTATGGCTGGGATAGCTTTTAATAATTCATCTTTAGGTATTAACCATAGTGTAGCACACTCTATTGGAGCAAAGTTTCATATATCTCATGGAAGAGCTAACGCTATAATAATGCCATATATAATTGAAGTTAATACAAAAGCTTGGAAGAAATATAGTGAACTTGCAAAGCTTTTAGATTTTAATCCAACTGATGACGAAAATGGAAAAAATCTATTTAATGGATTTGTAAAAAAACTAAAGGAAAATTTAGGAATAGAAAAATCTTTGAAAGATTTAGGTATAAACTTTGAAGAGTTTAAAATTAAAATTCCAGAGATATTAGAAGATATAAAAGGAGATATATGCACAGAGTATAATCCCAATAGATTAACTGATGAGGATTATATAAAACTTTTATTGAAAATTTATTTTGGAGAATAA
- the eutH gene encoding ethanolamine utilization protein EutH, producing MGINEIIIYIMVLFMVIGAIDKCLGNKFGYGEKFEEGIMAMGALALAMVGVISLAPVLAKILRPIISPAYTMLGADPAMFATTLLANDMGGYPLAMELALSPEAGKFAGLILGAMMGPTLVFTIPVALGIIEKEDRPYLAKGILAGMITIPIGCLAGGLTAGFSLELVLSNILPIIIFSALISLGLWKMPEKMTSGFTIFGKGVVIVITIGLAASIIETLTGIVVIPGMAPITDGIEIVGSIAITLAGAFPLVLFLTKVLNKPLTKLGESLGMNEKAAAGLVATLANNIPMFGLMKEMDKKGKVINVAFAVSAAFVFGDHLGFTAGVDSQMIFPMVVGKLVGGVTAVILAKFMFRNIEGEAK from the coding sequence ATGGGTATTAATGAGATTATCATTTATATAATGGTTTTATTTATGGTAATTGGAGCAATTGATAAGTGTTTAGGAAATAAATTTGGTTATGGTGAGAAGTTTGAAGAGGGAATTATGGCAATGGGTGCTCTAGCTCTAGCAATGGTTGGAGTAATATCACTTGCTCCAGTATTAGCCAAGATACTTCGTCCAATAATTTCTCCAGCTTATACAATGCTTGGGGCAGACCCAGCAATGTTTGCTACGACATTATTGGCAAATGATATGGGTGGATATCCACTAGCAATGGAGCTAGCACTTTCACCTGAAGCTGGAAAATTTGCAGGGCTAATACTAGGGGCAATGATGGGACCAACTCTTGTTTTCACAATTCCAGTAGCACTTGGAATAATTGAAAAAGAGGATAGACCATACTTAGCAAAGGGTATATTAGCAGGTATGATTACAATTCCAATTGGTTGTTTAGCAGGTGGATTAACAGCAGGATTCTCATTAGAGTTAGTACTTTCAAATATACTTCCAATAATAATCTTCTCAGCATTAATATCTTTAGGTCTTTGGAAAATGCCTGAAAAGATGACTAGTGGATTCACAATTTTTGGAAAAGGAGTAGTCATCGTTATAACAATTGGATTAGCTGCATCAATAATTGAAACATTAACAGGAATTGTTGTTATCCCAGGAATGGCTCCAATAACAGATGGTATTGAAATTGTAGGAAGCATTGCAATTACATTAGCTGGTGCATTCCCATTAGTATTATTCTTAACTAAAGTTTTAAATAAACCACTTACAAAACTTGGAGAATCATTGGGAATGAATGAAAAAGCAGCAGCAGGATTAGTAGCAACACTTGCTAACAATATCCCAATGTTTGGATTAATGAAAGAGATGGATAAAAAAGGTAAAGTAATAAACGTAGCATTTGCTGTAAGTGCGGCTTTCGTATTTGGAGATCACTTAGGATTTACTGCAGGAGTAGATTCGCAAATGATATTCCCAATGGTTGTTGGAAAGTTAGTTGGTGGAGTAACAGCAGTTATTTTAGCAAAATTTATGTTCAGAAATATAGAGGGTGAAGCAAAATGA
- a CDS encoding cupin domain-containing protein: MINIDELELEKIIRKVIEKELRGEKSIKYVDPSGVAVVKAEKIEKVKFDTGNPQDQVYVTDLFSLEESPRIGAGMMEMTKSTFDWTLNYDEIDYVIEGKLEIVIDGRTITGEKGDVLLIPKGSSIKFKATEYAKFIYVVYPANWMEQK, from the coding sequence ATGATAAATATAGATGAGTTAGAACTAGAAAAAATAATTAGAAAAGTTATAGAGAAAGAGTTAAGAGGAGAAAAAAGTATAAAGTATGTAGATCCATCTGGTGTAGCTGTTGTAAAAGCTGAAAAGATAGAAAAAGTTAAGTTTGATACAGGAAATCCTCAAGATCAAGTTTATGTAACAGATTTATTCTCTTTAGAAGAAAGCCCTAGAATTGGTGCGGGTATGATGGAGATGACAAAAAGTACTTTCGATTGGACATTAAATTATGATGAGATTGATTATGTAATAGAGGGTAAATTAGAAATTGTAATAGATGGAAGAACAATTACAGGTGAAAAAGGAGATGTCCTTTTAATTCCAAAGGGATCAAGTATAAAGTTTAAAGCTACAGAATATGCTAAGTTTATCTATGTTGTCTATCCAGCTAACTGGATGGAACAGAAGTAG
- a CDS encoding solute:sodium symporter family transporter, producing the protein MLMTILSFVFVTALIGFISYLKTKDEEHSAQGYFLAGRGLSGVVIGFSMVLTSLSTEQLIGTNASAYVSNFSIMAWTVQSVIPLCVLALYLLPRYLKGGFTTIPEFFEARYDRQTRQMMSFLFMVGYTFILIPGALYSGAIAFSQMFDIPGLFNISFNMSIWVIVWLIGIIGGIYAIFGGLKAVAVSDTLNGLALIIGGAMIPFFALKYLGDGSILDGVTKITTTHYDKLNAWGAATDPVPWTTIFTGIMIVNFFYWATNQAIIQRALGAKSLAEGQKGILIAGVFLLTLPFMLNLPGLVSFHIFGNSLNNIDLAYPTLVREVLPKPLLGFFTACLFGAILSTFNSFLNSAATLFCYDFYKPIFKKNISDDDLIRVAKISGTVIAIISMIIAPMLQSGSDGLFLLLKRFAGFFNIPIIALVAVGFLNKTINGLAARITVIAHVTLYFSLVWIFKINLNFVHVMGGLFVFDIILMVILGSFMKRKIPYELPKENKSHVDLSNWKYAIPVSYILMLGLAYVYTILSKIGLAGGNSLTVINVVYFTLAAGGVFIIMKSRSSVKNNVNENDQVSLEKNNI; encoded by the coding sequence ATGTTAATGACAATTTTAAGTTTTGTATTTGTCACAGCATTAATCGGTTTCATATCTTATTTAAAAACTAAGGATGAAGAACACTCAGCACAAGGATATTTTTTGGCAGGTAGGGGACTGTCAGGAGTAGTTATTGGATTTTCAATGGTTTTAACAAGTTTATCAACAGAGCAACTAATAGGAACAAATGCGTCAGCTTATGTTAGTAACTTTTCAATTATGGCATGGACTGTTCAATCAGTTATTCCGCTATGTGTTTTAGCACTTTATCTTTTACCAAGATATTTAAAAGGTGGATTTACAACAATTCCAGAATTTTTTGAAGCTAGGTATGATAGACAGACAAGACAGATGATGTCATTTCTTTTTATGGTTGGTTATACATTTATTTTAATTCCGGGAGCATTATATTCAGGAGCAATAGCTTTTTCACAGATGTTTGATATTCCAGGTCTTTTTAATATAAGCTTTAATATGTCTATTTGGGTTATTGTATGGCTAATAGGAATAATTGGAGGAATATATGCTATATTTGGTGGTTTAAAAGCGGTAGCAGTATCAGATACGTTAAATGGATTAGCTTTAATTATAGGTGGAGCAATGATTCCATTCTTTGCTTTAAAATACTTAGGAGATGGAAGTATTTTAGATGGAGTTACTAAAATAACAACAACTCACTATGATAAATTAAACGCTTGGGGAGCAGCAACTGATCCAGTTCCTTGGACGACTATTTTCACGGGAATAATGATTGTTAACTTTTTTTACTGGGCTACAAATCAAGCAATTATTCAAAGAGCTTTAGGAGCAAAAAGTTTAGCTGAAGGACAAAAAGGTATTTTGATAGCAGGAGTATTTTTATTAACACTACCATTTATGTTAAATTTACCAGGGTTAGTATCGTTTCATATATTTGGAAACTCTTTAAATAATATTGATTTAGCATACCCAACTCTTGTAAGAGAAGTTTTACCAAAGCCACTATTAGGATTTTTTACGGCATGTTTATTTGGGGCAATATTAAGTACTTTTAATTCTTTCTTAAATAGTGCAGCAACTTTATTTTGCTATGATTTTTATAAACCTATATTTAAAAAGAATATTTCAGATGATGATTTAATAAGAGTTGCCAAAATATCAGGAACAGTAATAGCTATTATATCAATGATTATTGCTCCTATGTTACAATCTGGATCAGATGGATTATTTTTACTTTTAAAAAGATTTGCTGGATTCTTTAATATTCCTATAATAGCTCTTGTAGCAGTTGGTTTTTTAAACAAAACAATAAATGGTTTAGCAGCAAGAATAACAGTAATAGCTCATGTAACACTGTATTTTTCTTTAGTTTGGATATTTAAAATAAATCTTAACTTTGTTCATGTAATGGGTGGATTATTTGTATTTGATATAATTCTTATGGTTATATTAGGTAGTTTTATGAAAAGAAAGATTCCTTATGAGCTACCAAAAGAAAATAAATCTCATGTAGATTTATCAAATTGGAAATATGCTATTCCAGTATCATATATTTTAATGTTAGGATTAGCATATGTATATACGATTTTATCAAAAATTGGATTAGCAGGTGGAAATTCTTTAACAGTAATTAATGTTGTATACTTTACTCTTGCAGCTGGTGGAGTTTTTATAATAATGAAATCTAGATCATCAGTTAAAAATAATGTGAATGAAAACGATCAAGTATCTTTAGAAAAGAATAATATATAA
- a CDS encoding flavodoxin, with translation MNIGVFYGSTTGVTEQVAEKLGSLLDAKVFHAGDIEKISEFDTAILATSTWGIGDIQDDWIGPLEKLKSLNLTGKKIGIVGVGDQEAFSSSFVNGMRDLYVAATEANATIVGSTSTDGYSFDESTAIENGKFIGLVIDESNQSNLTDERIEKWVVNFK, from the coding sequence ATGAATATTGGTGTATTTTATGGAAGTACTACTGGAGTTACTGAACAAGTTGCTGAAAAATTAGGAAGTTTATTAGATGCAAAAGTATTTCACGCAGGTGATATCGAGAAGATTTCAGAATTTGATACTGCTATATTAGCAACATCTACTTGGGGAATAGGAGATATACAAGATGATTGGATTGGACCTTTGGAAAAATTAAAAAGCTTAAATTTAACTGGAAAAAAAATTGGAATTGTTGGAGTTGGAGATCAAGAAGCTTTCTCTTCTAGTTTTGTTAATGGAATGAGGGATTTATATGTTGCTGCAACTGAAGCTAACGCAACTATTGTTGGATCAACTTCAACTGATGGATACTCTTTTGATGAGTCGACAGCTATTGAAAATGGTAAGTTTATTGGTTTAGTTATTGATGAATCAAATCAAAGTAATTTAACAGATGAGAGAATTGAAAAGTGGGTTGTTAATTTTAAATAA
- a CDS encoding GntR family transcriptional regulator has protein sequence MSKIKKNNSHYEKIYKELKKSIEKGKIKEFEKLPTEMQLCENYNVSRITIRKALEKLEQDNLIQKIRGKGTFVTPMPIVQNKSGLNKLFDDIKKSGKTPYSKILSIGIFSPTEEIQEQMEITTENVLIIEWVRYADNEPILYEKIHFLAEKLPGLEKMDLSDKKLYDILEKKYGIVFEKGIEKFRPCILNDDLQKLMKIKNCNLGMEIEKKLWFNNKIFEYTLAYIRGDRFIYTTEYKK, from the coding sequence GTGAGTAAAATAAAGAAAAATAACAGTCATTATGAAAAAATTTATAAAGAGCTAAAAAAAAGCATCGAAAAGGGAAAAATAAAAGAGTTTGAAAAACTTCCTACTGAGATGCAATTATGTGAAAATTACAACGTAAGTAGAATCACTATTCGTAAAGCTCTCGAAAAACTTGAGCAAGATAATCTTATACAAAAGATTAGAGGAAAAGGAACATTTGTTACACCAATGCCTATCGTTCAAAATAAGTCAGGTTTAAATAAACTTTTTGATGATATAAAAAAATCTGGTAAAACACCATACTCCAAAATTTTGTCTATTGGAATTTTTTCTCCAACAGAGGAAATACAAGAGCAAATGGAGATTACAACTGAAAATGTTCTTATCATTGAATGGGTTAGATATGCTGATAATGAACCTATACTTTATGAAAAAATACATTTTTTAGCTGAAAAACTTCCTGGATTAGAAAAAATGGATTTATCTGATAAAAAACTTTATGATATTTTAGAAAAAAAATATGGAATAGTTTTTGAAAAAGGAATTGAAAAATTTAGACCTTGTATATTAAATGATGATTTACAAAAACTTATGAAAATCAAAAATTGCAATTTAGGTATGGAGATTGAAAAAAAACTATGGTTCAATAATAAAATTTTTGAATATACTTTAGCATACATAAGAGGGGATAGATTTATATATACGACAGAATATAAAAAATAA
- a CDS encoding EutN/CcmL family microcompartment protein produces MVIGKIIGNVWATRKDESLNGLKFMIAQLENGEKIVVCDYIGAGTGDMVLITKGSGARKVLENESIPIDAVTIGIIDGFEEGE; encoded by the coding sequence ATGGTTATAGGAAAGATTATTGGAAATGTTTGGGCAACAAGAAAAGATGAGTCTTTAAATGGTTTGAAATTTATGATAGCTCAACTTGAAAACGGAGAAAAAATAGTTGTATGTGATTATATTGGGGCTGGAACAGGAGATATGGTTCTTATAACAAAAGGAAGTGGAGCAAGAAAAGTTTTAGAAAATGAAAGTATACCAATTGATGCAGTAACAATTGGTATTATAGATGGATTTGAGGAAGGTGAATAG
- a CDS encoding sulfatase-like hydrolase/transferase has translation MENIAIILLDQIRTDMLGCYGHNIVKTPNMDKLADEGVIFDRAYTPSSVCCPARTSLFTGQMPTNHKIIRNVEKAEVQDPSLNNPNIISDLKDHKKIYIGKWHVGGNILPKDFGFIGHNFDGYGYPGSNVYENMVFDQGPKKEDRYVKWLEEKGFETPKVTDEYFGENPHLRVQELCGKLHCPKEATLPFFVIDEAKKEILQAKKEGRPFFIWMNFWGPHTPCVVPEPYYSMYNPNDVILDKSFYEPLKNKPNHYKSISQMWGMWDASEDRWKEVITKFWGYITLIDDALGEFFQFLKNEGLYDDIFLTVTADHGDAMGAHKMIEKGEFMFETTYRIPMIIKDPKSPRKGERENAMVYLHDLTPSCSDLINGNYSDFFDGKSLLPLLRNEAYDKRNGILGQLSGHFVSFEQRMWRNERYKIVFNATDLCELYDLEKDPEEINNLFYDEQFKDLKKQMLKELYCEMVEIKDPLANWLYRIINYL, from the coding sequence ATGGAAAATATAGCAATTATTTTATTAGATCAAATTCGTACTGATATGTTAGGGTGTTATGGACATAATATTGTTAAAACTCCTAATATGGATAAGTTAGCTGATGAGGGAGTTATTTTTGATAGAGCATATACTCCTTCCTCTGTTTGTTGTCCAGCAAGAACATCACTTTTCACAGGGCAAATGCCAACAAATCATAAAATAATTAGAAATGTTGAAAAAGCTGAGGTACAAGATCCTAGCTTAAATAATCCAAATATAATTTCAGACTTAAAAGACCATAAAAAAATATATATTGGAAAGTGGCATGTTGGAGGAAATATTTTACCTAAAGATTTTGGATTTATTGGTCATAATTTCGATGGATATGGATATCCTGGAAGCAATGTTTATGAAAACATGGTTTTTGACCAAGGACCTAAAAAAGAGGATAGATATGTAAAATGGTTAGAAGAAAAAGGATTTGAAACTCCTAAAGTTACAGATGAATATTTCGGAGAAAACCCTCATCTTAGAGTTCAAGAACTTTGTGGAAAACTTCATTGTCCTAAAGAAGCCACTCTACCATTCTTTGTAATTGACGAAGCTAAAAAAGAGATTTTACAAGCTAAAAAAGAAGGAAGACCATTTTTTATTTGGATGAACTTCTGGGGACCTCACACTCCATGTGTAGTTCCAGAACCTTATTACTCTATGTATAATCCTAATGATGTAATCCTTGATAAAAGTTTCTATGAACCTTTAAAAAATAAACCAAACCACTATAAAAGTATCTCTCAAATGTGGGGAATGTGGGATGCTAGTGAAGATAGATGGAAAGAGGTTATAACTAAATTCTGGGGATATATAACTCTTATCGATGATGCTCTTGGAGAGTTCTTCCAATTCCTAAAAAATGAAGGACTTTATGATGATATATTTTTGACAGTTACTGCTGATCACGGAGATGCTATGGGAGCTCATAAGATGATTGAAAAAGGGGAGTTTATGTTTGAAACTACCTATAGAATTCCAATGATTATAAAAGATCCTAAATCTCCTAGAAAGGGAGAGAGAGAAAATGCCATGGTTTATTTACATGATTTAACTCCTTCATGTAGTGATCTTATCAATGGTAATTATTCTGATTTCTTCGATGGAAAATCTCTTCTTCCATTACTAAGAAACGAAGCATATGATAAAAGAAATGGAATTTTAGGACAACTTTCTGGTCACTTCGTATCTTTTGAACAAAGAATGTGGAGAAATGAAAGATATAAAATTGTTTTTAATGCAACTGATCTTTGTGAGCTTTATGATTTAGAAAAAGATCCTGAAGAGATTAATAACCTATTCTATGATGAGCAATTTAAAGATCTTAAAAAACAAATGTTAAAAGAACTTTATTGTGAAATGGTTGAAATTAAGGATCCCCTAGCAAATTGGCTTTATAGAATCATTAACTATCTATAA